From a single Lolium rigidum isolate FL_2022 chromosome 7, APGP_CSIRO_Lrig_0.1, whole genome shotgun sequence genomic region:
- the LOC124674110 gene encoding arabinosyltransferase RRA3-like, producing MAGRREAPLMRGGGASGQPLSRGSRIAAAVAVGVTLGCVCAFIYPEGLISRSPDSAIHWPRRVDSVACKTPKEVANVKSQLASLERKNAEFRKQIDELSMKLQLAGQGKNQAFYSAGPFGTVKALRTNPTVMPDESINPRLAKILQQVAVKKELIVAVANSNVKETLEMWFTNIKRVGISNYLVVALDDNVEDFCKSKEVPVYRRDPDEGIDSIGKTGGNHAVSALKFRILREFLQLGYSVLLSDIDIMFFQNPFDHLYRDSDIESMSDGHDNMTAYGFNDVFDEPSMGWARYAHTMRIWVYNSGFFFIRPTIPSVELLDRVARRLSREPKSWDQAVFNEELFFPSHPGYEGLHASKRTMDIYLFMNSKVLFKTVRKDAQLLKLKPVIVHLNYHPDKEQRMKAVIEFYVNGKQNALEHFPDGSE from the exons ATGGCCGGCCGGCGAGAGGCTCCTCTGATGCGCGGCGGCGGGGCCAGCGGGCAGCCGCTGTCGCGCGGGTCCCGcatcgcggcggcggtggccgtcggcgttaCTCTCGGCTGCGTCTGCGCGTTCATCTACCCCGAAGGCCTCATCTCCCGCTCCCCCGACTCCGCAATCCATTGGCCTCGCCGG GTTGACTCAGTTGCTTGCAAGACACCTAAGGAAGTTGCTAACGTGAAGTCACAGTTGGCATCATTGGAGAGAAAAAATGCTGAGTTCAGGAAGCAGATAGATGAACTCTCGATGAAGCTTCAATTGGCTGGACAAGGAAAAAATCAGGCTTTTTATAGTGCTGGTCCTTTTGGTACTGTGAAGGCTCTTAGAACAAATCCAACAGTTATGCCTGATGAATCTATCAATCCCAGATTGGCCAAGATATTGCAACAGGTTGCAGTAAAGAAAGAACTGATCGTTGCAGTGGCAAACTCTAATGTGAAAGAGACGCTTGAGATGTGGTTTACTAACATCAAACGAGTTGGAATTTCAAATTACTTAGTTGTTGCATTAGATGACAATGTAGAAGACTTTTGCAAGTCCAAAGAAGTCCCAGTTTACCGGCGGGATCCAGATGAAGGCATTGATAGCATAGGGAAGACAGGTGGAAACCATGCTGTTTCTGCTCTGAAATTTCGCATATTGAGGGAATTCTTGCAGCTTGGTTACAGTGTTCTCCTCTCTGATATTGATATCATGTTCTTCCAAAATCCCTTTGATCACCTTTACAGAGATTCTGATATAGAGTCCATGAGTGATGGCCACGACAATATGACAGCTTATGGTTTCAATGATGTTTTTGATGAGCCTTCGATGGGCTGGGCAAGATATGCACACACGATGCGTATATGGGTCTATAATTCTGGATTTTTCTTCATAAGGCCAACCATTCCTTCAGTTGAGCTTCTGGACAGGGTTGCGCGTCGACTCTCTCGTGAACCCAAATCTTGGGACCAGGCAGTTTTCAACGAGGAACTATTTTTCCCCTCACATCCTGGTTATGAAGGTCTCCATGCATCCAAAAGAACCATGGATATATATCTGTTTATGAACAGCAAAGTTCTCTTCAAGACTGTGAGGAAAGATGCTCAACTGCTGAAGTTGAAGCCAGTGATTGTTCATTTGAACTACCATCCTGATAAGGAGCAGCGGATGAAAGCAGTGATTGAATTTTATGTTAATGGAAAGCAGAATGCACTTGAGCATTTCCCTGATGGATCAGAATGA